In Bradyrhizobium symbiodeficiens, the genomic stretch TTTAGGGGGGATGGGCTCGGCCGCAAAGGCAATTCGGCCCGTAGAATGAATTGAGCTCTTGCGAACCCCATCAACAATCTTGGTGGAAAGATGGGTTTCGCAAGACTCAACCCATCCTACGGGCTGTCAGCATCTTTTCCCAATCAACGACCACCCAAGCGTCGTCTCGCCGCCTCGGTCACAAGCGTATAAAGGGCGACGCGGGTGCCCTCGGGGTCGGAGAATTGCACGGTGCGATTTCCCCACGGTAGATCCTTGGGCTCATGCACAACGTCGACCTGGTCTTTCAGCCGTGCGAATTCCGCATCGACGTCCGACACCATGAACTCGAGAATAGCGGTTCTATTGGCGCGAGGCTCCGCACTGCCTTCCTTGAACATTGCGACCGTCTCCGCGCTCCCTATTGCCAAAGTTGCGCCTGGCGTGACGATCTCGGCGAAGACCGGAGCAAGCCAGTCCGCGCGGTGGCCCGTCACCAGTTCGTAGAAGGCCACCATTTTCTTGATGTCCGCGGCGACGAGACGGGTGGATGCAAACTTCATGATGCTCTCTTTCAGTCGTAACGATCCTCCTTGCTTGTGACAATCGTGCTGACAGCGTTGTGGCAGCATCGTGGGATGGGTCGAGCCCGTAGGATGGGTCCCTGCGAACCCATCGCTCCGCCGCGAGACTGATGATGGGTATCGCTTCGCTCCACCCA encodes the following:
- a CDS encoding VOC family protein; this encodes MKFASTRLVAADIKKMVAFYELVTGHRADWLAPVFAEIVTPGATLAIGSAETVAMFKEGSAEPRANRTAILEFMVSDVDAEFARLKDQVDVVHEPKDLPWGNRTVQFSDPEGTRVALYTLVTEAARRRLGGR